A single window of Usitatibacter rugosus DNA harbors:
- a CDS encoding PepSY-associated TM helix domain-containing protein: MSPRALRITTWLHKWSSLVCTVFMLLLCLTGLPLIFHHEIGHLTGTEVEAPPMAAGTPHKPLEEILAAGHARHPQRVVQFASPDEEDPNIWFVTLTPSPEPTEDFKSVAVDARTAQVLKEPKFDEGFMYVMFKLHIDLFAGLAGKLFLGFMGLLLLVAIVTGVMLYAPFMRKLAFGDVRREKSPRVKWLDLHNLLGIVTLTWAFVVGATGMINTWADLLIKYWQYDSMTTLLAPYKGQPLVPAAERGSLQKAYDAALAHVPGTKVRFIAFPGTAFSSPHHTTFFMAGNTPLTSKLLKPVMVDAKTAAVTNAPDLPWYLTALLVSQPLHFGDYGGMPMKVLWALLDIATIFVLGSGLYLWLKRRQPQSLVEEAGAVVGETA; this comes from the coding sequence ATGAGCCCCCGCGCGCTTCGCATCACGACGTGGCTGCACAAGTGGAGCAGCCTCGTTTGCACGGTCTTCATGCTGCTGCTGTGCCTGACCGGCCTGCCGCTGATCTTCCACCACGAGATCGGGCACCTCACCGGCACGGAGGTCGAGGCGCCACCGATGGCAGCGGGCACGCCGCACAAGCCGCTGGAGGAGATCCTCGCGGCAGGACATGCGCGCCATCCGCAGCGCGTGGTGCAGTTCGCATCGCCCGACGAGGAAGATCCGAACATCTGGTTCGTGACGCTGACGCCTTCGCCCGAGCCGACGGAGGACTTCAAGTCCGTGGCCGTCGACGCGCGCACGGCGCAGGTGCTGAAGGAGCCGAAGTTCGACGAGGGCTTCATGTACGTGATGTTCAAGCTCCACATCGACCTCTTCGCCGGCCTGGCGGGCAAGCTCTTCCTCGGCTTCATGGGCTTGCTGCTGCTGGTGGCGATCGTGACGGGCGTGATGCTCTACGCGCCGTTCATGCGCAAGCTCGCCTTCGGGGACGTGCGCCGCGAGAAGTCGCCGCGCGTGAAGTGGCTCGACCTGCACAACCTGCTCGGCATCGTCACGCTCACGTGGGCCTTCGTCGTGGGAGCCACCGGGATGATCAACACCTGGGCCGACCTGCTGATCAAGTACTGGCAGTACGACTCGATGACGACGCTGCTCGCGCCCTACAAGGGGCAACCGCTGGTGCCGGCGGCGGAGCGTGGGTCGCTGCAGAAAGCCTACGACGCGGCGCTCGCGCACGTGCCGGGCACCAAGGTCCGCTTCATCGCATTCCCCGGGACGGCGTTCTCGAGCCCGCACCACACGACGTTCTTCATGGCGGGGAACACGCCGCTCACCTCGAAGCTGCTGAAGCCCGTGATGGTGGATGCGAAGACCGCCGCGGTGACCAACGCGCCCGACTTGCCGTGGTACCTCACGGCGCTGCTGGTCTCGCAGCCGCTGCATTTCGGCGACTACGGCGGCATGCCGATGAAGGTCCTCTGGGCGCTCCTCGACATCGCGACGATCTTCGTCCTGGGCAGCGGCCTCTACCTCTGGCTCAAGCGCCGCCAGCCCCAGTCCCTCGTGGAGGAAGCGGGAGCGGTGGTGGGGGAAACCGCCTAG
- a CDS encoding arsenate reductase translates to MVKVKVYGIPNCETVKKARAWLEVHGVEYDFHDYKKQGVDKGRLEKWVREHGWEAILNRSGMTFRKLDPALTQDLNAKKAVALMVAHPSAIKRPVLVEGSRTLVGFKPEAYQAAFPGKR, encoded by the coding sequence ATGGTCAAGGTCAAGGTCTACGGCATCCCCAACTGCGAGACCGTGAAGAAGGCGCGCGCCTGGCTCGAGGTGCACGGCGTCGAGTACGACTTCCACGACTACAAGAAGCAGGGCGTGGACAAGGGCCGCCTCGAGAAGTGGGTGCGGGAGCACGGCTGGGAGGCGATCCTGAACCGCTCCGGCATGACCTTCCGCAAGCTCGACCCGGCGCTCACGCAAGACCTGAACGCGAAGAAGGCCGTGGCCCTCATGGTCGCGCATCCTTCGGCGATCAAGAGGCCCGTGCTGGTCGAAGGGTCACGCACGCTCGTCGGCTTCAAGCCCGAGGCCTACCAGGCCGCGTTCCCCGGCAAGCGCTAG
- the tadA gene encoding tRNA adenosine(34) deaminase TadA gives MREALALAAEAARAGEVPVGAVVVKDGEVIGRGSNRPITNRDPTAHAEVVAMREAAARLGNYRLPGCELYVTLEPCAMCVGAMIHARVARVVYGARDPKTGACGSVVDLPAEARLNHHGTFEGGVLADESGAVLRKFFADRR, from the coding sequence ATGCGCGAGGCGCTCGCCCTCGCGGCCGAAGCGGCCCGGGCCGGCGAAGTGCCGGTGGGCGCGGTGGTCGTAAAGGATGGCGAGGTCATCGGGCGCGGCTCCAACCGGCCGATCACGAACCGCGATCCCACGGCGCACGCCGAGGTGGTGGCGATGCGGGAGGCGGCCGCGCGGCTCGGCAACTACCGCCTGCCCGGCTGCGAGCTCTACGTGACGCTGGAGCCCTGCGCGATGTGCGTGGGCGCGATGATCCACGCGCGCGTCGCCCGGGTCGTGTATGGAGCGCGCGACCCGAAGACCGGCGCCTGCGGCAGCGTGGTCGACCTTCCCGCCGAGGCACGCCTGAACCACCACGGGACGTTCGAAGGCGGTGTCCTGGCCGACGAAAGCGGTGCGGTGCTGCGAAAGTTCTTCGCCGATCGGCGCTAG
- the dnaE gene encoding DNA polymerase III subunit alpha: MAAPRFVHLRLHSEYSIVDGMARVDAAVDAAAADGMPALAITDLGNLFGAVKFFQAARGVGVQPLVGCDLWITNERSRDHPYRAALLCRNREGYLALCALLTRAHVENHWRGRAEVRREWLKGVPGLIVLSGARSGDVGQALGASNLVQAEALAREWAADFPGAFYLEVQRADPERDEPYVRAAVALAGRLDIPVVATHPIQFVKREDYRAHEARVCIAQGYVLGDQRRPREFRPSQYFKTQDEMAELFADLPEALANTIEIARRCSFEFELGKSRLPDFPTPNGESIEDYLRKRSQEGLAMRLEALYPDAAARAEAAPTYAERLEFELKTIIQMGFAGYFLIVADFINWAQSHGVPVGPGRGSGAGSLVAYVLGITGLDPLRYELLFERFLNPERVSMPDFDIDFCQDGRDRVIDYVKQKYGAECVSQIATFGTMAAKAVVRDVGRVLGMPYGEVDRIAKLVPFELGITLTKALEMEPQLKALVKEQEGVAELMELALSLEGLSRNVGMHAGGVLIAPGKLTDFTPLYSAEGSNALVSQFDKDDVEKAGLVKFDFLGLTTLTIIAEAQRNIRSLGQPDFDVEKIPLDDPPSYKVFSSGNTVAIFQFESRGMRDLIMKARPDRLEDLIALNALYRPGPMDLIPEFIERKHGRQRWEYLDPRLKEILEPTYGVMTYQEHVMTIAQVIGGYTLGSADLLRRAMGKKKPEEMAKQREIFMKGSGERGLPAVKANILFDQMEKFAGYGFNKSHSAAYALVAYQTAFLKAHHAAAFMAANLSAVMTDTDKVQSIYDDAGKNGLKVAPPDINSGSYRFVPLDDKNIRYGLGAVKGTGEGAIENVVAARAVGGPFKDLADFCRRVDRRVVNRRAMEALIKAGAFDSVEPNRASLAASLGAAIDVAEKGEQFANQVSLFGGGDDASHSAFTLVSMPPWPERERLLNEKQSLGFYLSGHPFNAYRDELRRIASTPLAKVMPTNYGETVMLAGVIYGVQMRNTRRGRMAILTLDDATAKVEVVVFGELFHEKRAIIQEDQVIALAGKVQNDEFSGGLRVTAEKLMDLSEVRAAHAKLLRLNMNGQADSNKLRQVLAPYAGGACAVAIRYRNAQGECDIRLPDAYRVKVSEPLLASLNEWLREENVEVVY; this comes from the coding sequence ATGGCCGCCCCCCGCTTCGTCCACCTCCGCCTCCACAGCGAATACTCGATCGTCGATGGGATGGCGCGCGTGGATGCCGCGGTCGACGCGGCCGCGGCCGACGGCATGCCCGCGCTCGCGATCACCGACCTGGGCAACCTCTTCGGCGCGGTGAAGTTCTTCCAGGCCGCCCGCGGCGTGGGTGTCCAGCCGCTGGTCGGCTGCGACCTCTGGATCACCAACGAGCGCAGCCGCGACCACCCCTACCGCGCTGCCTTGCTCTGCCGCAACCGCGAGGGCTACCTCGCCCTGTGCGCGCTGCTCACGCGGGCGCACGTCGAGAACCACTGGCGCGGCCGCGCCGAGGTGCGCCGCGAGTGGCTGAAGGGCGTGCCGGGGCTGATCGTGCTCTCCGGAGCGCGCTCCGGCGACGTGGGCCAGGCGCTCGGCGCCAGCAACTTAGTCCAGGCGGAAGCGCTCGCCCGCGAATGGGCCGCGGATTTCCCCGGCGCCTTCTACCTCGAGGTCCAGCGCGCCGACCCGGAGCGTGACGAGCCCTACGTGCGAGCCGCCGTGGCGCTCGCGGGGCGCCTCGACATCCCGGTCGTCGCCACCCACCCGATCCAGTTCGTGAAGCGCGAGGACTACCGGGCCCACGAGGCGCGCGTGTGCATCGCGCAGGGCTACGTGCTGGGCGACCAGCGCCGTCCCCGCGAATTCCGCCCGTCGCAGTACTTCAAGACGCAGGACGAGATGGCGGAGCTCTTCGCCGACCTCCCCGAGGCACTCGCCAACACCATCGAGATCGCGCGGCGCTGCAGCTTCGAGTTCGAGCTGGGCAAGAGCCGCCTCCCGGACTTCCCCACGCCGAACGGCGAGTCGATCGAGGACTACCTGCGCAAGCGCTCGCAGGAGGGCCTCGCCATGCGCCTGGAGGCGCTGTACCCGGACGCGGCGGCCCGCGCGGAAGCCGCGCCGACGTACGCCGAGCGCCTCGAGTTCGAGCTGAAGACCATCATCCAGATGGGCTTCGCGGGCTACTTCCTCATCGTCGCGGATTTCATCAACTGGGCGCAGTCGCACGGCGTTCCCGTCGGTCCGGGCCGCGGCTCGGGCGCCGGTTCGCTGGTGGCCTACGTGCTGGGCATCACCGGCCTCGATCCGCTGCGCTACGAGCTGCTGTTCGAGCGCTTCCTCAATCCCGAGCGCGTGTCGATGCCCGACTTCGACATCGACTTCTGCCAGGACGGGCGCGACCGCGTCATCGACTACGTGAAGCAGAAGTACGGCGCCGAGTGCGTCTCGCAGATCGCGACCTTCGGCACGATGGCGGCAAAAGCCGTCGTGCGCGACGTCGGCCGCGTGCTCGGCATGCCCTATGGCGAGGTCGACCGCATCGCGAAGCTCGTGCCCTTCGAGCTGGGCATCACGCTCACCAAGGCGCTCGAGATGGAGCCGCAGCTGAAGGCCCTGGTGAAGGAGCAGGAAGGCGTGGCGGAGCTGATGGAGCTCGCCCTCTCGCTGGAAGGGCTCTCGCGCAACGTCGGCATGCACGCGGGCGGCGTGCTGATCGCGCCGGGCAAGCTGACCGACTTCACGCCGCTCTACAGCGCCGAGGGCTCCAACGCGCTCGTGAGCCAGTTCGACAAGGACGACGTCGAGAAGGCCGGGCTGGTGAAGTTCGACTTCCTCGGCCTCACCACGCTCACGATCATCGCCGAGGCGCAGCGCAACATCCGCTCCCTGGGCCAGCCGGACTTCGACGTGGAGAAGATCCCGCTCGACGATCCGCCGTCGTACAAGGTCTTCTCCTCCGGCAATACGGTCGCGATCTTCCAGTTCGAAAGCCGCGGCATGCGCGACCTCATCATGAAGGCGCGTCCCGACCGGCTGGAAGACCTCATCGCCTTGAACGCCCTCTACCGCCCGGGCCCGATGGACCTGATCCCCGAGTTCATCGAGAGGAAGCACGGCCGCCAGCGCTGGGAGTACCTCGATCCCCGGCTGAAGGAGATCCTCGAGCCCACCTACGGCGTCATGACGTACCAGGAGCACGTGATGACGATCGCCCAGGTGATCGGCGGCTATACGCTCGGCAGCGCCGACCTGCTGCGGCGGGCGATGGGCAAGAAGAAGCCCGAGGAGATGGCGAAGCAGCGCGAGATCTTCATGAAGGGCTCGGGCGAGCGCGGCCTGCCCGCGGTGAAGGCGAACATCCTCTTCGACCAGATGGAGAAGTTCGCGGGCTACGGCTTCAACAAGTCGCACTCCGCGGCGTACGCGCTGGTCGCCTACCAGACCGCGTTCCTCAAGGCGCACCACGCGGCCGCGTTCATGGCCGCCAACTTGTCGGCGGTGATGACGGACACCGACAAGGTCCAGTCGATCTACGACGACGCGGGCAAGAATGGCCTCAAGGTGGCGCCCCCGGACATCAACTCGGGCAGCTATCGCTTCGTGCCGCTCGACGACAAGAACATCCGCTACGGCCTGGGCGCGGTGAAGGGAACGGGCGAGGGCGCGATCGAGAACGTCGTCGCCGCGCGCGCCGTGGGCGGGCCGTTCAAGGACCTCGCCGATTTCTGCCGGCGCGTCGACCGCCGCGTGGTGAACCGCCGCGCGATGGAGGCCCTCATCAAGGCCGGTGCCTTCGACTCCGTCGAGCCCAACCGCGCGAGCCTCGCCGCGTCGCTCGGCGCGGCGATCGATGTCGCGGAGAAAGGCGAGCAGTTCGCCAACCAGGTGAGCCTCTTCGGCGGCGGGGACGATGCCAGCCATTCGGCCTTCACGCTCGTGTCCATGCCGCCCTGGCCGGAGCGCGAGCGCCTGCTGAACGAGAAGCAGAGCCTCGGCTTCTATCTATCCGGCCACCCGTTCAACGCGTACCGCGACGAGCTGCGCCGCATCGCCTCCACGCCGCTCGCGAAGGTGATGCCCACCAACTACGGCGAGACGGTGATGCTGGCCGGCGTCATCTACGGCGTGCAGATGCGCAACACGCGCCGCGGCCGCATGGCGATCCTCACGCTGGACGACGCCACGGCGAAGGTCGAGGTGGTGGTGTTCGGCGAGCTCTTCCACGAGAAGCGCGCCATCATCCAGGAAGACCAGGTGATCGCGCTCGCGGGCAAGGTGCAGAACGACGAATTCTCCGGGGGGCTGCGCGTCACGGCCGAGAAGCTGATGGATCTCTCCGAGGTGCGCGCGGCGCATGCCAAGCTGCTGCGGCTCAACATGAACGGCCAGGCCGAT